acctgagctgaaggcagaggcccaagccACTAAGCCACCAAGGGACCCCTGTATTTCTATACTATATTAACCTTCTAGGAATAAAAATGACATCTCTCATTGAAGGAATTGTGGATTAAACAAGTTCAAAATATCCAATGCCAGATttccagatatttattttattgattcataaTATTCTCAATATGAGAAGATGTCATATGCACAAATATAAATAACTGTTTAATGGAAGTAAATAGCACAGTGAAGAAAGTCGTCAAAAGGCAACAAAAGCCACATTAGGGAGGGGCCTGGGAATGGCTTCCCTAAATTCAAAGGATCAATATAGCTATAAACCTTCTTGTCAGTCTTTAAAAGGTTGTCCATTTCAGAAGACAATCAATCATACTAGAAATCCACAGCAGTGTTTTCCACCATTTCATCCTGATAAAGAATTCTTCTCTAGGTTGCCAAAATTCAAAAGGTATCAGCACACTAATTCTACTGAAGACAAGTCcagtttctggaagaaaaatgtgGATTTCTTATGCAATCACAGGAGAGTGaaattctacacttgatcttagccaaaaggccaagaagcaataGAAGTGTGAAATTCTAAATCAAGCTTTCACATACTTAGGATCTCGCCGTTTGTATATTTGTCTATTTACCTgaatcattttgctttttgtacttcttaatcaatatttataaaactgattCACTTCTGTCTTTAATGATTCTTCTCCTTGTCACTCTATTTACTTAATGAATTCCCCCGGGTCAACAAAAAGACACACATAAAATAAGTCCAGTTCCATTTGTAAGTCAGACATAGAGAAGAACATTCCATATGTTTCTCAAAACAGTGTTTGCAGGAAAATATAGCAGTCCATTAACTTGAGGAAAATATTACTTGGGTTTTATAGATTATaatcacagaatttaaaaatattggttttaaatgtttacatgaatagaaagaaaaatgatgggaTAAATAAGTGTCTTGTAGTATATGAAAAGAGGCAAATGGGAAAGCACTAGTCAACCGACGTGTAACTGAATTGAATCTggagtttgagagagagatgaaaagcaAGAATGAgttgaattataataaaatgttgtcAGCATTTTAtagtatcaggaatgaaagataCTGTGATTCAAAGAGAATTATAATTCCTGAAAAGAACCATGAAAAAGTTAAATCAACACACTTGTTTTGAGAGCACAGTAGAAACCAAATATTTCGCTAACTCAATTACCAGCTCTGAAATTGTGTAAATATTTAAGCAAATCAGTTATGAAAATTTGAGACTAGGTCATCAAGAAGAATCAGGaagtaagtaaattttttattcttcaatatAATATATGGAATCTTCATtttacttaaatgttttaaaatcatgtttgcATATATGTTTGTGGATTTACAaccattataatattaaaaattaaataattgctagggcacctggatggctcagtgagttaaagcctctgccttcggctcaggtcatgttcccagggttccAGTATTAAGCctcgtatcgggctctctgctcggcggagagcctgcttccccctctctctgcctgcctctctgcctacttgtgatctctgtcacataaatgaataaaatctttaaaaaaaaataaatacttgcttACTACTAAAAGACTATTAATGAAATCCTAAAGCAGAAACAGAAGTAAGTAttggattgttcatttttttttaatttaaaaatgtactctgtcacaaaaatgagattatttttaaaactggaaagaatatCTGCTTCCCAGTTGATTTATTTTGACCATCCACTTGTTCATTTTCCATAACGGTATtgtaaacaaaaaaaagaaaaaaaaaaggattatgcaTTGAATGATTTCAAATACCCTAGGCAACTAATTTACTAATAGAAGTTTACCTTCTTATTCTTCTGACTTTttatcaataaagaaaagaaaaaagaaaaaaagataagagtgTGATAGCATCAACCAAAcccttaagaaaataatttatgagaGAATGCCAACAAAACATTCCCATGGATAAACATGCACATTCTACAGTAAGATGATTACTATGGTGACTAATTGTGTAACCTTGTGAAAGTTCCCTAAACAATGTAGGTCTCCAAATATAAAATGTGGAGGTGGGCCTAAGTAACCTGTGTGAGATTTAAAACCCTATATTTAGATTATCCAAATGCAGACtagtttttataatattgaggaaaagaaaaatgtcagttagagtattttcatgtttttttaaaaaaggagctaaatattttcaagaataattagaatcttaatatttaaaaaaaaaaaccattagaaTAAATACCTTCTGCTTAAATGTTagcacaagattttttttatccatGGCCCCTGACAGCGCattttcaacaaaaagaaatcagtatttaACTTCAAATAATATGTATTACTTGAATGTGAGGTCCAGTAGAAATTGGAGAGTTGCTGaaggaaaacatttgtttttgggTTTCATAGATTATTCATCACTGtggatatttttaagattctgtacTCTAACCTCaatcttgttttaaatttttatgtccTACAGGGGAATATACAGTTTCCGCTCTAAAGGGGGGAAGAAAGGATCAACAATGAAAAACCGCACAGTACCCACAGAATTCATTCTTCTAGGGCTATCAGATGACCCAGAGCTTCAgattatgatttttctcttcttaattatCACATATATATTAAGCGTCACTGGTAATTTGACCATCATCACTCTCACCTTGGTTGACTCCCATCTGCAGAcccccatgtatttcttcctcagGAACTTCTCTGTATTAGAAATATCCTTTACAACTGTCTGTATTCCTAGATTTCTGGGCACAATTATCACCAGAGACAAGACGATCTCATACAATAATTGTACAGCtcagttgtttttcttcatcttcatggGTATAACTGAATTTTACCTTTTAACTGCCAtgtcctatgaccgctatgtTGCCATCTGTAAACCCTTGCATTATACAACCATCATGAACAAAAGAGTCTGCATTTTACTTGTCTTTTGTGCTTGGTTGAcagcatttttaaatatcttcccaCTAGTTATTCTTTTTCTCCAGCTAGATTACTGTGGTTCCAATGTCATCGATCACTTTGCTTGTGATTATTTTCCCCTCTTGCAATTATCTTGCTCAGACACATGGCTCTTAGAAGTGATCGGTTTTTACTCTGCCATAGTGATTCTGCTTTTCACTTTGGCACTAATAATTTTGTCCTACATGTTCATCATTAGAACAATTCTGAAACTACCCTCTGCCAGTCAGAGAAAAAAGGCATTTTCTACATGTTCCTCACACATGATTGTCATTTCCATCTCTTATGGAAGCTGCATATTCATGTATGCCAACCCTTCTGCAAAAGAAAAGGCATCATTGATCAAAGGAGTGGCTATTCTGAATACTTCTGTCGCTCCTATGATGAATCCATTTATATATACCCTCAGGAACCAGCAAGTAAAGCAAGCCTTTAAGGATACTATCCAAAAGGTTATGATTTTCTCCAGTAAATGAAAGTGTAAGGAGCATTAAAAGGATGATGTTTTTGTAAATACTATTATTCATACTTTCTCAAAACTCCATTTCCTCTACTAGAGTTATGTATTATCTCCTTTTTTCCACTCCCATAATAAAGCTCCTAATCATTGAACTCAATACATTTGATGAACTGAatattatttcagaattttctgtaaattcaagtgttttttttCAATGCAATAAAACATCTGGGTTAATGATTATGATTCTGAATGATAATGGTTTTCCTTTGAAGAGACACTGGCCATTTAGTTTGATGGAAAGAGTGTCAGGATTGATGTGGATTTCTGAACTTTTCATTCTTACCCAGTAATAGATAGTGTTATTAGAAAACTTTGATTCTCTTTGTCATTTCCATGAAATCAAGTAAACACAATCACCAGAGGACTGGGAATAAAATATAAGtatctactttaaaatattaaaagattagagactcgggagcctgggtggctcagtggtttaagccgctgccttcggctcaggtcatgatctcagcgtcctgggatcgggtcccgcatcgggctctctgctccgcggagagcctgcttccctctctctctctctgcctgcctctccatctacttgtgatttctctctgtcatataaaaaaaaaaaaaaaaaaaaaaaaaaaaaaagattagagactCACAcgtattaaaaaatatttacactgtTTATCATAATTAAGATGCtaatgaggaggaagagaaaggaggtagAAGGGGGTGGaagataacataaaaattttcaGCAATTCCTACCTTCTAGAGCTATTGATTTCTTtgtattgactcatttaatcctgcCAACAAATTTATGGGGGTACTATTCATTCCTAATCTCTTTTAGTCAGAAGTATTTTTCCTTAGGCAGATCAAAtgcctccaaaaattaaaaaataggtgaagaacagacaatgtaaaaataaaccaaacGTATAAAATGGATGAAACTATAATAAGCCACTGGAAGTTGACCTTTCTGGAGAACCGAACTTTATTTGTGGCATCTAGAACCAACTTTAGGGTTTTGGGAAGTACGGAAGAGAAATAACATCTACTGATAATATTCTACACGCTCTACTCTGTATTAAGCAAATCATATGcagtatttattttacaaaacttCTTAGAAAGCGAACATTATTGCTTCTGATTTATAGGTGAATGAACATGATAAAATTGAGGTAGAAAGTTCAATGTACAGAGACTGCAGCTTTCAGAACTGTTATTTCAGTCACTTTCCTTTCACCTCAAAAGCCAGACTAGTTGGGTTACTTTCATCTTCACCCTGACTTTCACTTGtaataaattatgaataaaagctCATGTTCAATATTAGGATTGTGACATTAAAGGACTTTGTAATGTTTAATGAACTCATTCAGGCTTTTCTTACTTATGGCAAGCTTTGGGGATTCAGTGATGAGAaggaggattctttttttttttttttttttaagattttatttatttatttgacagagagagagatcacaagtaggcagtaggcagagaggcaggcagagagagagaggaggaagcaggcttcccgctgagcagagagcctgatgcggggctcgatcccaggaccctgggatcatgacctgagccgaaggcagaggcttaacccactgagccacccaggcgccccaagaaggagGATTCTTGCTCTAACTTATCTCAGATTCTAGTGGGGGAGAGAAactacatgaaattaaaatttaatttgatcaATGCAGTAACTTAAGCATGATAAGCCTATTGGTCAGGTAATGATATCATTGTCaaagaaaatgtcagttttcCTGCCTTAGCACAATTAGTGTCAGTTTCACTATAATTGCtaatggttgattttttttcacccTAAAGTCACATGCATAACAAAAATCTTGTCTGCTTTGGGTGTtatctcaattttcatctttattttatttcttggtcattatcacatatgtttaaaaaacaatgtcACACTATTTCCTcagtaagaattaaaataaatacatatatttattatttatttgacagagagcaacacagtgagagagggaacacaagcagggggagtggaagaggaagaagcaggcttcccaacaagcagggagcctaatgtggggctcaatcccaggaccctggaaacatgatctgagttgaaggcagacacttaactactgagccaacCATGTGTCCCAGTAAGAATGGTTTTTGGGAATAGGATTATAATAGTCTCCAAGACTCTCCAGCAAGCCTCCCTTTATCCTCAAACTACATTGTCGATCCTACATTCATCTTACATTCCACTTAACCTGCTACCAAACCATATCTATTACTGTCTCAGATCTATTTTGAAGGAATTTATATCAAAGACCACAGTCAAGATTTCTAAGACTTTTTCAAGCATTTATCAATGTACATTAGGAAACACAGATATATTTGACAAATTAAGTCCATGCACAAACTATGTAAACTAAGAGAAAAACCAATAACAATATTTAATACCTACTATGTGTATATTAACAGCTTATTATTAACAGCAGATTAAGAAACtcacatatataatttctttttccttctttttttcttacctattgtactttttaatgctttataGGAACAAATGATCAAAAGGTTTTTTTCAGCTCTCCacattctgtgtcttctttgcctttgctgtttcattatatgaaaaaaatgcatttttttcatataatgtattatttgcttcaggggtacaggtctatgaatcatcagtctaacacaattcacagcactcaccatagcatataccctccccaatgtccaccacccagacaccctacgccagaaatcctcagtttgtttcctgagattaagggtctcctACAATTTCTTCCTAATTCTTATGGTGAAAATTATTCAGATGTTATTTCTGAAAAGACTTTCAAAGCAACTACATTGCAGGCATGCACTAGCCATATGGATTATTAGAATAGACCATCACCACCTTATAAGACTTTGAGCAACAGATAAAAAGGTAGACATTTAGGTATGGAATtattaatcttttataaaaacatatactcAGGccatatgaatataaaatataggaCTGCTCATAGCATTTGCAATAATGCAGTAAGAATtccaagtaaaagtaaaaaatataattaaatggaTATCCTGGGCAAAGAGAATAATGATTGCAAATGACAGTTGTTAAAGTGAACGAAGTGAATGGGAATAGTGTGgatagaaagagaaaactgaaaggagTCATTACTTCTCTTTTATGCTTTCCATGAGAAGCTGATTTTATTGACTCAATTCAttatgcacagaaaaaaattatgctaTAAAACCAATACTAGTGTTCCTCATATGgatattacattttttcttttctttttttttttttttaatgttagcacCTGGGTTTATAGAGGTGTGCCTTAGTACAGGTGCTAGGGCTTGTCCATGATGCTTTTGATGTATAAAGCCCAGACCTCCTGTCAATTCTTCTTGAGCAACAACACCTGGAAGTTGACAGCTAAGTGGATGTTGCACACACGCTCATCATCTGTCATCTTCATGTGGCCAACAGCCAAGGCCAGACATAGCAACTTCTTCATCTGGAATTGGAATGTGAACTTTACTTCATTCACTTTGGGCCTCATGTTCTCTTTGTGGGTTGAGAATGGAAGGGAAATTGCCAGCTTTATTCAGGCCTAGACCCAAAACTTGTGGAATCTGCTTGATCAGAGATTCTGAAGCCAAAAAGGCATCACACTTCTTGGTCATATTCTTGACTAATTTTTTATTCCTGTTGAGTTTCTTCAGTGTCTCAGTGTCCATGTGGGGAATATCCACAATCATGGAGTCATCACAGTGCTGCTGGTCCCCCAAAACTTGGGGCAGGGAGTGGAATTGAGCCCAAATGTCCTGAAaagcatttgtccttctgtggGTTGTAGTTCTTCAAGCTGATCTGCAGCTCCACAATCTTCAGAAACTTCCCACACCACAAGTACAGGGTGTCACTTGGAGACTTTGCTGCTCATGGTGACTCATGACATAATAACCAGATGAAAAGAgagtatgcagccatcaaaagaaatgaaatcttgccatttgcaacaacatggatggaactagagcgtatcatgcttagcgaaataagtcaagcagagaaagacaactatcatatgatctccctgatatgaggacgtggtgatgcaacatgggggcttaagtgggtaggagaagaataaatgaaacaagatgggattgggagggagacaaaccataagtgactcttgatctcacaaaacaaactgagggttgctggggggagggggtttgggagaagggggtgggattatggacattggggagggtatgtgctttggtgagtgctgtgaagtgtgtaaacctggtgattcacagacctgtacccctggggataaaaatatatgtttataaaaaataaaaaattaatttataaaaaagaaaaaaaaaagagcaacattATATGTTTTAAACTCTGTTTAACATTTTACCTACCCCCCACAAGATATTAACAATCCCTTTAAATGAATATGCTTTTGTCTCCTTTTAAAGAATAAGACAGATATTCATAGGGAACAAATAATGTATATATGGCCAATAGGCATCTGAACACTGATTCAGATCAATGCTGTGCCCCTCAAAGAAGCCATTATATAAATTTCTGGGGGAGATAAGAAATCTTGCAACATGAACATATACCAAAAAATCTTAGAATGTCAGAATAGGTTGCTAGTTTTTCCACGAAAGCCCTTCCTTCACAGGAGTACTAAATAAGCTCATCTAAAATGCCAGGTTTGCCTTATGGAGATTTCTCcccaaaataacatattttaggaaattaaaaattcagaagaCAACTACTCTTTCGGAATTAAACTTAATCCCTAAATTTAGATGCAGAAAATTACTTTCAATAAAGAAGCTTAGTATCCCAAACTCTTCCACTGGTAATCTCACATGTAACATATGCCTGTATGATAATATCATCTCTCATTGGCAAGAGTTTCTGTCATTTTTGGATTGAGCACTGAGTTatccacaacaacaacaaccacagcCATAAGCATAGAATATGGGATTAACAACTGATTCTCTCACTGATAGATAATACTTAGTTGTTCTCCATCAGTCTGATTTGAGTCACAGTAAGTCTTTGTATACTTAAATAATCAGATCTCTTAGGTGTTCATCATGCCCTATACCACTATGTCTGATGGTAGATCTCCAACACTAAATTCCTCAAATTCGCACTGCCGTCTTTGCTCCATCTATAAAATTGGCTTTGTATTGCTGTAATTTATAGTCAAATAGGATTACATGAGTTCTGTGATACAGTATGCTTATCAATATGATTAGAAGTTTTCACCATATACTGGAATATCATCTTTCTCAATGCTAGATTTTCACAGATTATGAACACTTTGCTAGAAAATGGGATACTTTGTTCATTATTGCCTACCAAAGGGCTTACCGTAGTGCCGTCACttactaaaatatttgttaaattaatcaACAAAAGGATGGAGATCTCAAAAAGCCTATTCATATCTAAATTGTTGATATCTTCTGCTTGAAATTATTATTGCTCTCCTCTGATACCTTCTTTGAATAATTTTCTGTGACTGGGTTTTCTAGGATGGGAACTGATTTTAACCTCTCAAGCCGTAAGAACTGTCCAGTCAGCAAGACTCCACAAGAGTATCTCCAAGACAATAATGAATTTCAATTTATTGCCTGCCTGCCGCTAGCAACTCACATTTCCCACATCTCCCTTGTATAAGTCTGGGAGGACTTTGGCACTTTGGCACTTGGACACAGTCTTTGAGATGCTAGTCCACTGTCTTCCTGGTGTTAgtgtcactgaaataaattccttttttgtttcacCACCATGCATTCCTTTGCCTTTGCGTTTTGTCAGCAATGAGTGACGAAACCTGGTCTCTTTGGAACACCAGAGCAAGGGGCACTTACTCCCCTGCATCCTGGTTACAGTAGAAACTAAATATAAGtcttaaataatgaatataaattaaatattagagATGTCTTCTCGACCATTGCAGTGAACAGAAGACGAGTGGGGTGGAGGGTATGTTCCTTGCATTAGATATGAGAAAAGGAATCTgagatttctaaaataatgtaGAATTCTCGCTCTTTGCTGTAAGAAGAAAATTACACAAACAGCTGTCACTAGCATCTTTGTATTCTCCAAAACTAAGTTTGCCCAACACATAATAAACATctaaaaagtaattattgaatgaataaatagtaaGGATTCTAATCATGGTCAGGTGTTCTATGTCACCGTTCAGTGGGAAGATACAAAACATAAAGGCAAGCCTGACATGTGTCTTTAATACTTTCTTTCAGGAATATATGTTTGCTTTAATAGGGTAAATCTATGCTTTATGCAAGTAATCTCAATTATGCACAACGGtatatgtgaataaaattaaGCCAcacaatttatatgaaatacataaatgaagacatttttaaaactgctACAATTTAGTAAGAGTTTCATACATTTTTGTTCATTATAACATAAATACTTGGTGACTGATAGGACCACATGATGGTTTTGTGTTCTTATCTGAATATCttctaatgattattttaatacgGTCAATATCAGCACACCATGTAATCATTCCTGTACAAAATGTTAAACACTTTATTTCATGTGTCTTAATAGTGAGCAGATCTACTTTATGCTTGTTTTGCCCAATGTGAATTTTATAGAGTGAAAGTTAGCATCCTGCATATTAAGGCAGAAGCCGAAAAAATGCATATCTTATGACCACAAAAAGGACAGATGATGGAAAGTGGAATAATTCCCTGCCAGAAATTTTGTAGGTAAAGAATTTTAGTAAGTTCATTAACATATTAAATTAATTGTCTAATTAGGAGTAAATACTATTCCTTTTGAAAACTCTGAAACCTCTGAAGGatatagagaacaaatgagaCATTACACACTTGGACAGGTGTCTGGACAgttaagcatttattaaaatgatcttAAATGACAGTATCAGTCCCAGAGTGGAATGACCCTTTCCCAAAGAACCAGTGCAGGTCCTGCCAcaccatgaaattttaaaaggcagcagGCCTGGCTCATATATAGGCCAATGCACACTGTGCTACTCCAGGCAAGAAAGTGACCCAGAGACAGTATCAATTCAGCAAACTGAAAAATGTCAGTGATGCAACAGGAAGAATTATTTGCTCCTCTGAAAGGTCTTCTATGGGAGAAGCAAGCATGGACCCTCTTCTCCGGGGAAAAGTAGTGGGTTGGTGCCATTTTCCTCTTGTGTCCCTTAGCATAAACCGACTTCAGTAAGCAGCACAGTACCGACACTGGAATCCTAACCTGCTTAAGCCAAGTTCTCTCCTGCTGTGATCTACTAGTACTACTTTTCAAGAGCAAGTGTGCCTTAGGACAAGTTTAGTGGGCCCCCAGGCCAGCACAAACCCCTGCACATAGCACATCTACTGACTAGAattctgcaaagcttcagctctagtggAAATAGCCTCAGGTCTCTTTTAGCAAGCAGACCAGAAGACACTTGGTTAAAACTCAACCACACTCTGGCaaaggtccaaacactccccactggATGCAAGGAGAAACactgcagaggactgacctgaggAAAAGAGCTGCCATAACATAGGAGCAGAGTCCACACAGCACACAACCAGAGACACATCCTGGAGCACTGGACATGGACATTATATGAACTCTTCTCCATAAATCTGTTAAtatcaggagcaggaaacataacaagctttcataacacacagaaaaagagacaTAGACAAAaagccaagatggaggaattcatctcaaaagaaagaacaa
This genomic interval from Mustela erminea isolate mMusErm1 chromosome 6, mMusErm1.Pri, whole genome shotgun sequence contains the following:
- the LOC116592472 gene encoding olfactory receptor 6C3-like — protein: MKNRTVPTEFILLGLSDDPELQIMIFLFLIITYILSVTGNLTIITLTLVDSHLQTPMYFFLRNFSVLEISFTTVCIPRFLGTIITRDKTISYNNCTAQLFFFIFMGITEFYLLTAMSYDRYVAICKPLHYTTIMNKRVCILLVFCAWLTAFLNIFPLVILFLQLDYCGSNVIDHFACDYFPLLQLSCSDTWLLEVIGFYSAIVILLFTLALIILSYMFIIRTILKLPSASQRKKAFSTCSSHMIVISISYGSCIFMYANPSAKEKASLIKGVAILNTSVAPMMNPFIYTLRNQQVKQAFKDTIQKVMIFSSK